In the Phenylobacterium soli genome, TCGCGCGCCATGGCCTGGGTCATGCCGAGGACGCCGTTGAGCGGCGTTCGGATCTCATGGCTCATGGTCGCCAGGAATTCGCTCTTGGCCCGGCTGCCGGCCTCGGCGCGGTCGACGGCCTCGATCAGGGCCAGCTCGGACCGCTTCAGCTCGGTGACGTCGTGCAGGGCGCAGAGCAGGCGCTGCGGGCGCCCGTCGGCGCCGGCCATCACCTCCCCGGCCGCCGAGGCCCAGACCTCCCGCCCGTCGGCGCGGTCGATCCGGCACAGCACATGCGGCGGCGGGCCGCCGTCGAAATAGGCCTGCCAGGCGGCTTCGGCCCGCTCCCGATCCTCGGGCGCGATGGGGCCGAAGGGATTGGCGGTGAAGCTCTCGAAGGTCGGCGGCTCGTCGAAGAAGTCGGACTCGGCGCCCTGGCTGACCAGGGTGCGGCGCTGGTAGTCCACCTCGAAGACATGGAGCTGGGCGAGCTGGGCGGCGATGCGGAAGCGGCGCTCGGCGGCCTCGGATCGCTCCAGGGCGGCCTGCATCTCGATCATCGCCGAGGCGGTGCGCGTATTGGCCTGGCTCCAGTCGCTGATCGCCTTGTGCGTGCCCATGGCGATGAGCATGAGCGTCGCGGCGAGCGACATCAGCGCCAGGAACACCGCCGCCCCGTGGACGGGGCCCAGGATCCAGAAGGCGATCAGGCCCATGGCGACCACGCCGGGCGCGACCATGGCGGCGAACATCGCCCGCGAGGTCCAGCCCAGCGACACCCCCAGCGTCGTCAGGAGCATGATGAGGATGGCGCTGAGCGCCAGGCCCGCCTCGCTGCGCGTGGCGACGGTGAAGGCCACGGGCGCGGAATAGCTGAGCACCGTGCGCAGGAACGTCAGGACGGAGAGCCGTCGCAGCCCGCGGTCGGAGTCCGCCTCGGCGGCGGTGCGGCCCATGCGGGTGTAGACGTGCTGAAGGGCGGCGTCGGCCAGGACCATTCCGGCCGTCCAGACCGCCGCCAGCTGCGGCGCGCCGGCGAGCGCCAGGCAAAGGCCGTGGAAGGCGTCGAAGGCGCAGCGGGCGGGTAGCGGGAAGGCGATGCTGGCGAGCGTCAGCTCGAACGGCGTGTGCTGCTCGGGGATCGCGGCCGACGCGCTTTCGACGCCCTCCGGCTCTCCCCCCAGCTCGTTCACCGACCCGCTCACCGACCCGCTCACAGGCGCGACGGCCATGACTAAACCCCTCCCCCGAAAGGCTTTTCTCGTCCGTTACCCTCTGATTTCGCGCGTGGGTGGTTAAGGAGCGCCGAACAGGGGTGCGACATTTTGGCCGTTCAGCCGAGCCGCAGGCTCACGTGGGTGGCCCCGAGGACCCCCAGTTCGCCGGCGCGCCGTTCCGAGCTGACCCCGTAGACCATCACCGAGGGCGCGACCCGCTTGGACGACCGGATGGTCTGGGTGGCCCAGAGCGCGAACTCGGTGTCTGAGAGGCCCTGCGGGCACTCGATCGACAGGGCGCGCAGGCCGGCGCCGGCGAGGCGGGCGAGCAGCGGCCCGGCGCCGGTGTTGAGCCGCCCGACGACCAGCAGTGCGAACGGCTTGACCATGGCCACGACGGACGACAGCGCGCCGGCCGGCGCGCCCTCGATGTCGAGGATCTCGCAGATGGCGCCGCAGGAGACGAGCCCGCCGGCCTCGCGCAGAGGCTGGATCAGCTCGGCCCGGCCGCGGGCGCTCGAAAGACTCGCATAGGACAGCGGCACGATCAGGCTGAGCTGCTGCTGGCCGGAGCTGTCCGCCCGCACGCGGTCGATCCCCCGGGCGACGGTGGCCAGGTCGATGCGCAGGAGTTCGGCGGCGGAGAGGTCGGCGAGCGCGGCGGGGCCGAGCGCCTCGCCGGTGCGCGTGACGATGACCCGCCGGTTCATGCGGAAGCCGATGCGAGTGAAGCCCTTCAGCTCGTAGACCGGCTCCAGGGTCGCGCTGACCCGCAGTTGCCGGCCATCGGCCGAGACGAAGGGCGACCACTGGTCGATCCGCGGGCGGGGCGCGGGCGCGGCTTCCGCCGCGGCGGGGGCGGCCGGCGCCGGCGCGGCGGCGACCTCGTCGGCCATCCGGGTGACGGCGGCCAGGTCCACCTGCTTGGCGTCCAGGGCGCCCGGCGCGATCCGCGTGACCTGCAGGATCCCCTTGGGGGCCAGGTGGGAGTCGCCCAGGAAGTGTTCGAGGATCTCGCGCAGGTAGCGCAGGCAGGCGGCCTGCCCGGCGAGGCGCCCAAGATCCGGCTGGACGATGAGGAAATCGGTCTCGGAGACGCGCAGGAAGAGGCCGCGAGGGCCAAGGCCGCGTTCGAGAATGCGCTGGGTGAAGCCGTAGACCTGCTCCTGGCGCAGCGCCCAGCGCGCGCCGAAGCGCTGCTCGACGGCCTCGACGGAGATCAGGTTGACCTTGCCGGCAGCGAGCAGGGTCCGGTCGCTGAAGCGCTCCAGCGAGGCCTCCAGCCCCGCGGCGACGACGCGCGGCACCGCGCCCGCCGTTTCCGGCTGCGCAGCCCCCTCCCCTGGACGTGTGAGCGTTGCGCCCGTCGGCTGCACGCATCCACCTCGCGCCATCACCCGCCCTGCGCGGGAGAAAGCACCTTAGGTCCAAAGGGTTAATCGGCCTTCCTACGCCGAAACCACCTCCGGTTTACCGGAGGGGCCGCTGCAGGGAGCCCCAGATACGAAGAAACCTCGCGCGGCGCGGCCGGCGAGGTTCTCCGTTCACACAGACTGTCGCGGCCGCAGCCAAGGCGGCCGGCAAGCGTACTACTTCAGGTGAGCCGCCAGGTGCTTGTTCATCTCGAACATGCTGACCTTGTCCTTGCCGCCGAAGACGGGCTTCAGCTTGGCGTCCGCGATGATCTCGCGCTTGTTGGACGGGTTCTGCAGGTTGTTCTTCTTGATGTAGTCCCAGATCTTGGAAACGCACTCGCCACGGGACAGCTGTCCCGAGCCCACGACGGCGGCCAGTTCGGACGACGGCGTCATCGGCTTTTGCAGGGCGTTGTTCTTCTTGGTGTCGGCCATTGGGCTCCCCCAGCTAGAATTCGGGCGCCCCGCCACGCAGGTGCGTGACTGAGTCGCTTGCAGGTATCCTAGGAGTGCTAGGCGGCGCGCGCCACTTTAGAAGCTCGCTTTGGGGAAACTCGCGCAAAAATGGCGCCGGGCCGCGTTTACGCCGGGCGATAGGAGTCCCGCTCCTCGGGACGGCGGGCGTTGGGCGAGCGGGACACCATGTCGTCGCCGCCGGCCCGCTCGACGCTGTCGTAGAGCGCGGCGGTGGAGGCTTCGGTGGTGGCGTCCAGGCGCTTGTCGCGGGTGGCCCAGCGCATCGCGCCCCAGGCCATGCCGGCCGCCAGCACGACGACGCCGACCACCTCCATCAGCAGCCAGCCCACGCCGCCGGCGTCGACATCGCCCACCGGCCCCTGGCCGGCGGGGTGGGAGATCGCGCCGAGGATGCCGAAGAAGCTGCTCATGGTGAGCGCCCAGAAGCCGAAGGCCGCGGCCCAGGCGATCCACAGGAAGATCCGGCCGCCCACGTCGTAGCCGCCGCGGGGCTGGGTCCGTCCGACCGCCTCGTAGGTCATGACGTCGGGGTTTGCGTCGGAATAGGTGTGCGTCGCCATGGGCTCGCCTCGGTCTGCTACTGGCCGGTTTCCCGGCGTCGCGGACCTAACCCGAAGCCCAGCGGCGACGTTCCCAGCTCTCGCGCGAGGCTCCGCCCTCTCAGGCCCCGCCGACGATCCCGCGGCGCGACATGTGGGCGTAGAGCCGCCCGATGAGGCGGCTCGCGGTGCGCTCGAACATCCACGGGCAGACGGCGTGGGCCAGGCAGGCCAGGCCGGCCCCGATCAGGGCCGCGCCGTAGCCGGCCGCCACGCCGGCGTGCTCGAGATAGGTCTCGCCCACCGAGTTCGGGTGCCGGGTGAACGCCTGCATGGAAGCCCCTTTCGCCATCGAGCGACGACCCTCGCCCCGTTCGACGAGGAGATCATTGTCGATTTCGGCTACCTGTCAGGCTAATTGGAGAACCTGCTTCTCCATCTCTGGCGGATAGCGTGAAGAATCTTCTCGATCCGATCGACCGGCGCATCCTGCGGGAGCTGCAGGCCGACGCCACCCTGCCGCTCGCCGAGCTCGCCGAGCGCGCGGGCCTGTCGCAGACCCCCTGCTGGAAGCGGGTGAAGCGGCTGACCGAGGAGGGCTATGTGCGCGGGCGCGTGGCCCTGCTCGACCGCGACCGGCTGGACCTCGGGCTGGTGGTGTTCGTCTCGATCCGCACCAGTCGCCACGACCAGGCCTGGCTGGACGCCTTCGCCAAGGGCGCGGCGGGCCTTCCGGAGGTGATCGAGTTCTACCGCCTGTCGGGCGACACCGACTACCTGCTCAAGGTCGTGGTCAAGGACATCGCCGCCTACGACGCCTTCTACAAGCGCCTGATCGCGACGGCCCCGCTGGCCGACGTCAGCTCCGCCTTCGCCATGGAAGAGATCAAGGCCACCACGGCCCTGCCCATTTGATCGCGACCAGACCTGTTGGGCGTTGACTTCCGTAGCTGCCCCATTCCCTGATTGTCCGAAAGAGCAAGAAGTTAGGGAGAGTGGCGATGACGGCTTGGACCTTCGCCGACGTGTGGGAATCCATCGCCGCGGCGCAGCCGGACAGGCCCGCCCTGATCCAGGGTGAGCGGGAAGTGACCTGGAGTCAGTTCGACGCGCGCGCCGACGCCCTGGCGGCGCACCTGATCGCCACCGGCCTCGGCCACCAGGCCAAGATCGCCGCCTACCTGTTCAACGGTCCGGAATATCTCGAGACCTATTTCGCGGCCTTCAAGGCGGGCTACGCGCCGGTCAACACCAACTACCGCTATGGCGCGGAGGAGGTTCTCTACCTCTTCGACAACGCCGACGCCGAGGCGGTGGTCTTCCACGCCGGCTTCACCGAGATCCTCGAGCAGATCCGCGATCGCCTGCCGAAGGTGAAGGCCTGGGTCGCCCTCGCCGAGCCGGGCCACCCGGTCCCGGCCTGGGCCGCCGACTACGACGCGATCGTCGCCAAAATCCCCGAGACGCGGCCGGTGAAGGCGCCGTGGGGCCGCTCGCCCGACGACCTCCTGCTGCTCTACACCGGCGGCACCACGGGCATGCCTAAGGGCGTGATGTGGCGCCAGGACGACCTCTTCAACGTGGTCGGGGCCGGCGGCAACGCGGCCATGGGCATCGAGGGTATCACCGCCGTCGAACAGGCGGGCGAGCGCGTGAAGGTCCCCGGCCACTATCAGCCGACCACTATCGTCGCCGCGCCGCTGATGCACGGCACCGGCCAGTTCTCGGCCTTCATCACCCTCAATCTCGGCGGCACGGTCGCCACCCTGCCCTCGCGCAAGTTCAACGCCATCGAGCTGTGGAACGAGGTGGAGCGGCTGAAGGCCGAGGGCATCGTCCTCGTCGGCCTGGCCTTCTCGACGCCGATGCTGGAGGCGCTGGAGGCCAATCCGGGCCGCTGGGACCTCTCCTCGGTGCGCTCGATGAGCTCGTCGGGCTCGATGTGGAGCCAGGAAAACAAGCGCGGCCTGCTCTCCTTCTGCCCCAACGCCATGATCTTCGACAGCTTCGGCTCGTCCGAGGCGGTGGGCATGGGCGCCTCGGCCTCCGCGCCCGGCGCCGAGGTGCAGACCGCCGCCTTCGCCCTCGGCCCCAACTGCGGCGTCTTCACCGAGGACGGCCGGCGGGTCGAGCCCGGTTCCGGCGAACGCGGCCTGGTGGCCGTCTCCGGCTTCCTGCCGATGGGCTACTACAAGGACGAGGAGAAGTCGGCCAAGACCTTCAAGATCATCGAGGGCATCCGCTGGAGCGTGCCGGGCGACTGGGCCGAGGTGAACACCGATGGCACCCTGAAGCTGCTGGGCCGCGGCTCGGTCTGCATCAACACCGGCGGCGAGAAGGTCTTCCCCGAAGAGGTCGAAGAGGCCCTCAAGACCCACCCGCAGATCCGCGACGCGGTGGTGGTCGGCGTGCCCGACGCCCGGTTCGGCGAGCGCATCTGCGCCGTGGTCGAGCCGATCGGCGGCGCCGAGCCGACGCTCAACGAGCTCTCCGAGCACGTGCGCGAGCACCTGGCCGGCTACAAGGCGCCCCGCGAGCTGGTGGTGGTGGAGAGCATCGGCCGGGCCCCCAACGGCAAGGTCGACTACAAGGCGGTCAAGGACCGCGCCCTCAAGGCGCTGAACGAGCCGGCCTGATCGCGGGCTCCGCCGCCTATTCCGCCTCGGGTTCGGCGGCGGCGCGGCCGAGCGTGCGGACGAACTCGACGAGGGCCGCGCGCGGCGCGCCGCGGGGCAGCTTGGCATAGGCCCGCAGCAGCTCCAGGGCGCCCGGCTGGGCCAGCAGGGCCGCGACGTCGTCAATGGCCGAGGCGCGGCCGCCCGCCTCGCCGAACAGCTCCGACACCGGCGCCTCGAGGGCGCCGGCGATGCGCGCCAGCATCGAGGCGCTGACCCGGTTGGCGCCGCGCTCGTACTTCTGGATCTGCTGGAAGGTGACGCCCGCCGTCTCGGCGAGCGCCTGCTGGGAGAGGCCGCGCATCTTGCGCAGCAGCCGGATGCGCGCGCCCACCGCCACGTCCACCGGATCGGCCGCGGCCTCGATGCGGCGTGCGGCCGCCATCGCCTCCTGCATCGTCGTGCGCACCATCTCGGTTGTCTCCCGCGGGGCGGCAACCTTGAGCATTAAGTCTGCGAATGCAAGGGCGAGGGGTGCGCCGAGGCCGGCACGCCCTGCTCGCCCCCTTGTTGTTCGTGGCCGCGCCCCCGCCGTCAGTTGGCGGCGACGGCCCGCGCGGCCGCCTGGGCGGCGATGACCGCCCGGCCCTCGCGCTCGGCGATTCGCCGGAACGTGGCCAGCGCCTGCCCGACCACCTGGTCCATGTTGTAGTAGCGGTAGGTGGCCAGCCGCCCGACGAAATGGACGTCCTGTGTCTCCAGGGCCAGGGCCTCGTACTTCTTGTAGAGGGCCTGGTTCTCCGGTCTCGGCACCGGGTAGTAGGGGTCGCCGTCGGCCCGCGGATACTCGTAGGTGATCGTCGTCTTGCGCGAGGCCTGCCCGGTCATGTGCTTGTATTCGCTGATCCGGGTGTAGGGCGTGCCCTCCTCGGGATAGTTCACCGTCCCCACCGGCTGGAACCACTCCTGGTCCAGCGTCTCGTGCCGGAACGAGAGGCTGCGATAGGGCAGCTTGCCGAACCGGAAGTCGAAATACTCGTCCACCGGGCCGGTGAAGATCAGGCGGTCGTAGTCGACCTCCTCGCGAACGTCCTCGAAGTCGACGCCCAGCTCGATGGTGATCCCCGGCTGGTCGAGCATGTTCTCGAACATCCGCGTGTAGCCATCGGCCGGCATGTTCTGGAACTTGTCGGTGAAATAGCGGTCGTCCAGGTTCGTGCGGGTCGGCACCCGGGCGGTCACGCTCTTGTCCAGCTCGGAGGGATCCATGCCCCACTGCTTGCGGGTGTAGCCGCGGAAGAAGGTCTCGTAGAGCTCACGGCCCACTGCCGAGACCACCACGTCCTCGCTGGTCTTGACCCGCTCCACCGGCTCGGCGCGGCTCGCCAGATAGGCGGCGGCCTCCTCGTCGGTCCTCAGGTCGAGCCCGTAGAGGGTGTTCAGCGTCGTGCGGTTGATCGGGATCGGCACGTGCAGCCCGCCCTTCACGCAGGCCAGCACCCGATGCTCGTAGGGCCGCCACCTGGTGAACTGGGACAGGTAGCCCGCCACCTCGTCGGAGTTGGTGTGGAAGATGTGCGGCCCGTAGCGGTGCATGAGCACGCCGGCCGCGTCCTTCTCGTCATAGGCGTTGCCGCCCACGTGGGAGCGGCGGTCGACGAGCAGCACCTTCTTGCCGAGCTGGCTGGAGAGGCGCTCGGCGAGCACCGAGCCGGCGAAGCCCGCGCCGACGATAAGATAGTCGAAGGTTCGGCTGCGCGAGGCGGGCCGGATGACCGGCGAGGCCAGCACCGAGGTGGCGCCGGCGGCCACCGACGCCTTCGCCCGCTTGGCGACGGCCCGGGCGATCTCGAGGCTCATGCGGGCGAAGGTCTCGTCCCAGGAGAGCGCCGCGAGGGTGGCGTCCACGGCCTTCAGCCAGTCGCCGCGGATGCGCGACAAGGCCAGCGCCTGGTCGCAGGCGGAGACGAAGGCCTCCGGGTCGGCCGCGATCTTCACCGCCTCCAGCTCACCGTAGTGGCGGGCGACGTCGACGATCGGCGTCGAGACCACCGGCCGCCCGCCCGCCAGGTATTCCGGCGTCTTGGTCGGGCTGATGAAGCGGGTGGACTCGTTGATGGCGAAGGGCATCAGGGCCACGTCCCAGCCCGCCAGGTAGCGCGGCAGGTCCTCGTAGTCCTTGCCGCCCAGGTAATGCAGGTTCGGGCGGCGCGGCAGATCCTTGGGATCGATCTTCACCACCGGCCCGAGGATGACCACCGACCACTCCGGGCGGGCGTCGGCCAGGGCGGCGAGCAGGTCGAGGTCCATGCGCTCGTCGACCACGCCGTAGAAGCCGAGCCGCGGCCAGGGCAGCACCGCCTGGTCGTCGGGCTCGGTGCGCAGGCTGCGCGCCTTGGCGAAGTGGCCGCGGTCCACGCTCGAGGGGAACGGATGGATGTTGGGGTGCCGGTCGCGCTTGGCCTCCCAGAGGCTGTAGCCGCCGGTGAACACCACATCGGCCAGGCCCATCAGCTCGCGCTCGAGAAGGGTCAGCTCGGGCGGGGCGAACTTGAAGTTCGCCAGCTCGTCCATGCAGTCGTAGACCGTGCAGACGGCTTCGATGTGCCGCGAGAACGGCAACATCATCGGGGTGTAGTACCAGCGGACGATGTCGCCCTCGACGGCGGCGATGACCGTGTCGAGCAGGCCGCGCAGGATCTCCTCCTGGCGCTCGGCCGGCGTTCCCTCCGGCAGGACGGGGGTGAGCACGACCACGCCGCTCTCGCCGTCGACATTCATGTCGAGCCGCGGCGTCGCGTCCGAGGCCTCGAAGACCGCCTCTTCCCAGACGATCACCCGCCGTTCCCTGGCGAAGCGGGTCATCAGGTGTTGCGGTCGCTGGAAGACGAAATTCCAGCGCAGGTGGCTGAAGCAGATGAGGGTCTGGCGACCTCGCGGATGCGGCCCGAACTGAATGGCGAACGGCGCAGCGCCAGCGGCGCTCGGGAACTGCTCAGAGTCCAAGGGCGGCAATCCTTTTGAAAAAACGACACACGGAGCCCGTGGGAATAATTCTTCCCTCACCCGAAGGTTCCTTCGGCAGCTCCCGGATTTGCTCGTTTATTCAGTAATCAAAAGATCAAGCTGGGCCGCCCAGCACCGCTAGATCAAGTTGTCGATACGTCGACTATTCGACAGAGTTCTTCGAAGACACGCCGCTCGTGACTGAACGAAGACCTGTTCCATAAGCAGGATTGGTCTCCCAGCGCAGGGCGTCGGCGACGATCTGCTCCAAGTCCGAGCGTTTCGCCCGCCAGCCCAGCAGGGCCTGGGCGTGGGCGGGATCGGCGACCAGGCTCGCCGGATCGCCCGCCCGTCGAGCGCCCATCGAATGGGGCACCGGCTTGCCCAGCGCGCGGCCGACGGTGTCGACCACCTCCTTGACCGAGCGCCCCTGGCCCGCGCCGACGTTGGCCGCCTCGTAGACGCCGGCGGCCAGCTCGACCTTCAGGGCGGCGACGTGGGCGTCGGCTAGGTCGCTGACGTGGATGTAGTCGCGCAGGCAGGTGCCGTCGGGGGTGTCGAAGTCATCGCCGAACACCGTCAGCGGCTTGCCGCGCCCGAGCCCGGCGGCGATCGCCAGCGGGATGAGATGGGTCTCCGGATCGTGCGCCTCGCCGATCTGACCGGACGGGTCCGCGCCGGCGGCGTTGAAGTAGCGCAGGGCCACGGCCGTCAGGCCATAGGCGCGGCACTCGGCCTGGATCATCCATTCGCAGGCCAGCTTGGTGTCGCCGTAGGGGCTGGCGGGCGCCTTGGGCGCATCCTCGCGGATGGCCTCCAGCGGCCCGCGGCCGCCCTGGCCGTAGACCGCCGCGCTGGACGAGAAGACCAGTCGGTCGACGCCCTTCTCGCGCATGGCAGACAGCAGGCTGACCGTGCCGGCGACATTGACGTCCCAGAACAGGTCCGGCCGCACCACCGAGCGGCCCACCTCGATCAGGCCGGCGAAGTGGATCACCGTCTTGACGCCGTGCGCCTCGAGCGCCTCGGCGACCGCCCGGGTGTCGCGGATGTCGCCGTGGACGAAGGTCCCCCACTGCGCAGCCTCGCGATAGCCGAGGCTGAGGTCATCGAAGACGACCGGAAAATAGCCCTGCTCGTAGAGGGCCTTTGACGTGTGAGCGCCGATGTAGCCTGCGCCGCCCGTGACCAGCACGGCGGGACGTGTTCCCCGATCCATGCGGGCATAATCCCCGGCTTCGGGGAGCGGTTCCAACTACATTCAGCAAGTCGTTGGAACTACTGGCGAACGGCGCGCCTTAAGGCCTCGGGATCGACGGGAAAGCCAGGGCCCGATGCGTCAGCTTGAGCTGTGGGGCGGTCACGAGCAGACCGTCAACCGCGTGGGCGGTGTGTTCCACGATCAGACGGTCCGCTCCGGCCATCACCAGCGCCTCGGGGATCTCGAACGCTTCGCCGCGCTGGGCCTGAAGGCGCTCAGATACCCGGTGCTCTGGGAGCGGGTGGCGCCTCGCCGGCCTGATGAGCACGACTGGCGCTGGACCGACGAGCGGCTGGCGCGGATCCGCGCCTTGGGCATGCGCCCGATCGCCGGCCTCCTCCACCATGGCAGCGGGCCGCGCTACACCAGCCTCGTGGACGAGGGGTTCCCGGCCGCCTTCGCCGCCTACGCCCGCGCGGCCGCCGAGCGCTATCCCTGGATCGGCGACTGGACGCCGATCAACGAGCCCCTGACGACGGCCCGCTTCTCGGCCCTTTATGGCCACTGGTACCCGCACCTCAGCGACGAGCCGCTGTTCTGGGCCGCGCTGCTCAACCAGATCGAGGCCACTGCGCTCGCCATGCGCGAGATCCGCGCGGTGCGGCCGGATGCGCGGCTCATCCAGACCGAGGACCTCGGTCGAACCTACTCGACCCGCCCCGTCGCCATCCAGGCCGACCACGACAACACCCGGCGCTGGATGACCTGGGACCTTCTGGCCGGGCGCGTGACGCACGGCCACCCCCTGTGGTCGCGGCTCGCATCCTTCGGGCTCGGCGAGCGGCTGCGGCGCATCGCCGACGCCCCCTGCCCCGCCGACGTGATCGGGGTGAACCACTACCTGACCAGCGACCGCTTCCTGGATCACGCCACCGAGGCCTATCCGCCCGAGCGGATCGGCGGCAACGACTTCATGGCCTTCGCGGACGTCGAGGCGGTGCGCGTGGCCCTGCCGGCGCCGGGCGGCCTGGAAGGCGCCCTCGACGAGGCCTGGTCGCGCTACGGCCGCCCGGTCGCAGTCACCGAAAGCCACAACGGCTGCACCCGAGAGGAGCAGGTGCGCTGGATACGCGAAGCGTGGCGGACGGCCCAGCGCCTGCGCGAGCGCGGCGTGGAAGTGGAGGCCGTCACCGCCTGGGCCCTGCTCGGGACCTACGACTGGAACAGCCTGCTCACCCGCCATAACGGCCACTACGAGGTGGGCGCGTTCGATGTCCGCTCGGGCGCGCCGCGGCCGACGGCGCTCGCCGGAGAACTGAAGCGGCTGGCCGAGGGCGAGGCCGCGCCGCCGCATCCGGCCACCCAGGGACCAGGCTGGTGGCGGCGCGACATCCGCCTGGAGTTCCGGCCCGTGTTCCGCACGGTCGAGACGCCGGAGCCCAAGCGCGCCTGGCACACCGACGAAGCGCCTTCCCGGCCGCTGCTGATCACCGGCGCCACCGGCACCCTCGGCAAGGCCCTGGCGCGCGCCTGCGAATGGCGCGGCATCGACTACCGCCTGACCAGCCGCGCCGAGCTGCCGCTCGACGACGAGGCGGCGATCGCCCGCGCGCTCGACCGGACCGGCGCCTGGGGCGTGATCAACGCCGCAGGCTTCGTCCGGGTCGACGCGGCGGAGGCTGACCCCGCGGCCTGCCACGCCGCCAACGCCGAGGGCGCGATCCGGCTGGCCCGGGCCTGCGCGGAGCGGGACCTGCCGTTCGCCGGCTTCTCCAGCGACCTGGTGTTCGACGGCCGTAAGGGCGAGCCCTATCTGGAGAGCGATCCGGTCGCCCCCCTCAATGCCTACGGCGAAAGCAAGGCCCGAGCCGAACGGGAGATCCTCGCCCTCGAGCGGGCGCTGATGATCCGTACGGCGGCCTTCTTCTCCCCCTACGATCCCTACAATTTCGCGGCCCAAGTGATCCGCGCCCTGGCCGTCGACCTGCCGTTCGACGCCGCCAGCGACCTTGTGGTCTCGCCGACCTATGTGCCGGACCTGGTGGATGCGACGCTCGACCTCGTCATCGACGGCGAGACGGGGATCCGCCACCTTGCTAATCCGGCGGCGGTCTCCTGGGCCGAGTTCGCGCGGCGCATCGCGGCGGCCGTCGGGCTGGATCCGGAGATGATCCGCGAGGTCCCGAGCCGCACCTTCCGCTGGCCGGCGCGCCGGCCGAGCTTCGCAGCACTCGACACCGAGCGCGGCCAGACCCTGCCGCCGCTCGACCAGGCGATCGCCCGTTATGTGGCGATGATCGCCGAGACCGACTTCGCCGCCGAGGCCGAGGCGCAGGTGGAAGGCGCGCCCCAGACCCGCGCGGTGCGCGACGACGCGCCGGTAAGCTGAGCGGGTGAGCTGAGCCGACGGCTAGCCCCGGCCCGCCCCCTCGGCGCCGTCCTCCACGCCGAAGAACTCCTCTTCGTTCTCGGACAGGAGCTCGTCGAGGGCGTCGATCACCGCGTCGAGCTGTTCGGGACTGGCGGCGAAATCCATCTTCTCCCCGGCCTCGTCCTCGAGATGGAGCACGAAATCGTCCGCGCGGACGGAGATCGCGAAGCGCGCAAGCTGTCTCATGGGGGCATCCTTCCGATCTGGCGGGTGTGGCCTTCGTAAACCGCGCAGGCGGCGTTCAGTTCAGCGCAGCGCCCGGGCCGCCGCCACCACCTTGCGCGCCTTTTCTGCGGTCTCTTCGGGCGGCTGGCCAGGGCGATAGAGCTCGCCGCCAAGGCCGAAGGCGCGGGCGCCCGCCGCCCACCAGGCGTCCATGTCCTCCGCGCCGACGCCGCCCACCGCCCAGACCACCGCCTCTGCCGGCAGGACGGCCTTGAGCTGCTTGAGGTGCGCGGGACCATAGGTGACCGCCGGGAAGAGCTTCAGGTGCCGGGCGCCGGCCTCGATCGCCATGAACGCCTCGGTCGCCGTGGCGAAGCCCGGAGCCGGATCGAGCTTCAGCTCCACCGCCCGGCGGATCACTTCGCAGGAGGTGTTGGGCGAGACGATGATCCGGCCGCCCGCCTGGGCCACCGCATCCACCCGGTCGGCCGACAGCACCGTGCCGCCGCCGGTGACCATCCGGTCGCCGAACTCTTCCGAGAGACGCCAGATGCTCTCCATGGGCTCGGGCGAGTTGAGCGGCACCTCCACGCCGCGGACGCCGGCGTCGTAGAGCGCCTGCGCGTGCGCAAGGATCTCGTCCGGCCGGACGCCGCGAACGATCGCCACGACGGGGCAGGCTTGAAGGGCGTCGTCGAGGGTCATGACCGGCCTCCCTGCTGATAGAGGGCGAAGAGGCCCGCGCGCGCCGCCGCCTCGCCGTCGAAAGTCTCCACGGCGAGGCCGCGCCGTTCGAGCGCCCGGCGGTAGAACCCGCAGAGCCGCGCGTCGCCGAGCAG is a window encoding:
- a CDS encoding Lrp/AsnC family transcriptional regulator is translated as MKNLLDPIDRRILRELQADATLPLAELAERAGLSQTPCWKRVKRLTEEGYVRGRVALLDRDRLDLGLVVFVSIRTSRHDQAWLDAFAKGAAGLPEVIEFYRLSGDTDYLLKVVVKDIAAYDAFYKRLIATAPLADVSSAFAMEEIKATTALPI
- a CDS encoding SWIB/MDM2 domain-containing protein — translated: MADTKKNNALQKPMTPSSELAAVVGSGQLSRGECVSKIWDYIKKNNLQNPSNKREIIADAKLKPVFGGKDKVSMFEMNKHLAAHLK
- a CDS encoding helix-turn-helix domain-containing protein → MVRTTMQEAMAAARRIEAAADPVDVAVGARIRLLRKMRGLSQQALAETAGVTFQQIQKYERGANRVSASMLARIAGALEAPVSELFGEAGGRASAIDDVAALLAQPGALELLRAYAKLPRGAPRAALVEFVRTLGRAAAEPEAE
- a CDS encoding hybrid sensor histidine kinase/response regulator — its product is MAVAPVSGSVSGSVNELGGEPEGVESASAAIPEQHTPFELTLASIAFPLPARCAFDAFHGLCLALAGAPQLAAVWTAGMVLADAALQHVYTRMGRTAAEADSDRGLRRLSVLTFLRTVLSYSAPVAFTVATRSEAGLALSAILIMLLTTLGVSLGWTSRAMFAAMVAPGVVAMGLIAFWILGPVHGAAVFLALMSLAATLMLIAMGTHKAISDWSQANTRTASAMIEMQAALERSEAAERRFRIAAQLAQLHVFEVDYQRRTLVSQGAESDFFDEPPTFESFTANPFGPIAPEDRERAEAAWQAYFDGGPPPHVLCRIDRADGREVWASAAGEVMAGADGRPQRLLCALHDVTELKRSELALIEAVDRAEAGSRAKSEFLATMSHEIRTPLNGVLGMTQAMARERLSKTQRDRLEVIRRSGESLLMLLNSVLDLSKIEAGKLELEEGEIDIAALARGAVDAFAAQAQEKGVALELEVAPEARALFVGDSARVGQIITNLVSNAVKFTESGSVTVRVEAPEGGLRLQVADTGIGISAAQRRGLFDKFVQADASTTRRYGGTGLGLAISQQLARMMGGEIALKSTPGAGSTFTVDLPLARRGAPAEVPQQAEPAPVEDGLAALRILAAEDNPVNQLVLTTLLQQIGVDATVVPDGAQALQAWRDADWDLILMDVQMPVMDGLCATEAIRAAEGKSGRRRTPIVALTANVMSHQVEAYRAAGMDEVVAKPIEVGALLRAMAGAMVREEAARTPTRAGRTRRR
- a CDS encoding DUF6356 family protein; the protein is MQAFTRHPNSVGETYLEHAGVAAGYGAALIGAGLACLAHAVCPWMFERTASRLIGRLYAHMSRRGIVGGA
- a CDS encoding AMP-binding protein; protein product: MTAWTFADVWESIAAAQPDRPALIQGEREVTWSQFDARADALAAHLIATGLGHQAKIAAYLFNGPEYLETYFAAFKAGYAPVNTNYRYGAEEVLYLFDNADAEAVVFHAGFTEILEQIRDRLPKVKAWVALAEPGHPVPAWAADYDAIVAKIPETRPVKAPWGRSPDDLLLLYTGGTTGMPKGVMWRQDDLFNVVGAGGNAAMGIEGITAVEQAGERVKVPGHYQPTTIVAAPLMHGTGQFSAFITLNLGGTVATLPSRKFNAIELWNEVERLKAEGIVLVGLAFSTPMLEALEANPGRWDLSSVRSMSSSGSMWSQENKRGLLSFCPNAMIFDSFGSSEAVGMGASASAPGAEVQTAAFALGPNCGVFTEDGRRVEPGSGERGLVAVSGFLPMGYYKDEEKSAKTFKIIEGIRWSVPGDWAEVNTDGTLKLLGRGSVCINTGGEKVFPEEVEEALKTHPQIRDAVVVGVPDARFGERICAVVEPIGGAEPTLNELSEHVREHLAGYKAPRELVVVESIGRAPNGKVDYKAVKDRALKALNEPA